One window of the Benincasa hispida cultivar B227 chromosome 3, ASM972705v1, whole genome shotgun sequence genome contains the following:
- the LOC120072769 gene encoding pterin-4-alpha-carbinolamine dehydratase 2, mitochondrial isoform X1: MTTLFVFSHSPLRLIFKPKVSIPSLFHTISRPHGRPMSRITGICWEHVGLSSTRKSLSGFRMLCTGEDLTTKKCVPCNSNDLRPMTEDAAKRLIRELSDWNLVNEDGKLKLNRSLKVKSFLKGMELFKLIAEVAEAEGHHPDLHLVGWNNVTIEIWTHAVGGLTENDFILASKISKLDVHDLLSRKVSISSQHDC, from the exons ATGACGACTCTGTTTGTGTTTTCCCACTCTCCGCTGCGCTTGATTTTCAAACCAAAG GTCTCAATTCCGTCGCTGTTTCACACCATCAGTCGCCCTCATGGACG TCCAATGTCTCGAATTACTGGGATATGTTGGGAGCATGTGGGCTTATCATCAACTAGGAAATCACTTTCTGGATTTAGAATGCTTTGCACTGGCGAAG ATTTGACCACTAAAAAATGTGTTCCTTGCAACTCAAATGATTTGCGACCAATGACCGAGGATGCGGCAAAACGTTTAATTCGAGAG CTATCTGATTGGAACCTTGTAAATGAAGATGGTAAGCTAAAGTTGAACCGATCGCTGAAGGTGAAGAGTTTTCTTAAAGGAATGGAGTTGTTTAAACTTATAGCTGAAGTTGCAGAGGCAGAGG GCCATCACCCTGATCTTCATTTAGTTGGATGGAACAATGTAACAATTGAAATCTGGACACATGCAGTAG GTGGACTGACTGAAAATGACTTCATTCTCGCTTCCAAGATCAGCAAGCTTGATGTTCATGACCTACTAAGCCGGAAAGTTTCTATTAGCAGTCAACATGACTGTTGA
- the LOC120073239 gene encoding DNA-binding protein DDB_G0278111: MDDPELEAIRQRRMQELMAQRGMGSQNNPEQQKAQEEARSEAEERRQMMLSQILSMQARERLARIALVKPEKARGVEDVILRAAQMGQIVEKVSEERLITLLEQINNQTTKQTKVTIQRRRSVLEDDD, from the exons ATG GATGATCCTGAACTTGAAGCAATCAGGCAGAGAAGAATGCAGGAACTCATGGCCCAGCGTGGCATG GGAAGCCAAAATAATCCTGAACAACAGAAGGCCCAGGAAGAAGCTAGGAG TGAAGCAGAGGAACGCAGACAAATGATGCTCAGTCAGATTCTATCAATGCAAGCGAGAGAAAGAC TTGCTCGGATTGCATTGGTTAAACCTGAGAAGGCGAGAGGTGTTGAAGATGTTATACTAAGAGCTGCACAGATGGGCCAAATTGTAGAAAAG GTATCTGAAGAGAGGCTTATAACTTTGCTTGAACAGATCAACAACCAGACCACAAAACAAACGAAAGTCACT ATACAAAGGCGTCGAAGTGTTCTTGAGGATGACGATTAG
- the LOC120072769 gene encoding pterin-4-alpha-carbinolamine dehydratase 2, mitochondrial isoform X2 translates to MTTLFVFSHSPLRLIFKPKVVPKSSHPFTAYSFTNFTICRSQFRRCFTPSVALMDDLTTKKCVPCNSNDLRPMTEDAAKRLIRELSDWNLVNEDGKLKLNRSLKVKSFLKGMELFKLIAEVAEAEGHHPDLHLVGWNNVTIEIWTHAVGGLTENDFILASKISKLDVHDLLSRKVSISSQHDC, encoded by the exons ATGACGACTCTGTTTGTGTTTTCCCACTCTCCGCTGCGCTTGATTTTCAAACCAAAGGTCGTACCGAAATCATCTCATCCGTTCACTGCTTATTCTTTTACTAATTTCACAATTTGCAGGTCTCAATTCCGTCGCTGTTTCACACCATCAGTCGCCCTCATGGACG ATTTGACCACTAAAAAATGTGTTCCTTGCAACTCAAATGATTTGCGACCAATGACCGAGGATGCGGCAAAACGTTTAATTCGAGAG CTATCTGATTGGAACCTTGTAAATGAAGATGGTAAGCTAAAGTTGAACCGATCGCTGAAGGTGAAGAGTTTTCTTAAAGGAATGGAGTTGTTTAAACTTATAGCTGAAGTTGCAGAGGCAGAGG GCCATCACCCTGATCTTCATTTAGTTGGATGGAACAATGTAACAATTGAAATCTGGACACATGCAGTAG GTGGACTGACTGAAAATGACTTCATTCTCGCTTCCAAGATCAGCAAGCTTGATGTTCATGACCTACTAAGCCGGAAAGTTTCTATTAGCAGTCAACATGACTGTTGA